One Pseudostreptobacillus hongkongensis DNA window includes the following coding sequences:
- the gatC gene encoding Asp-tRNA(Asn)/Glu-tRNA(Gln) amidotransferase subunit GatC translates to MISKEEVLKLAKLSKLSFDDITIEKFQEDLNNILNYMEELNELDLENIEPLYNVHDIELRLHSDIKKEEMSKEKFINNSPKHDENFVSLPVIVGGNDE, encoded by the coding sequence ATGATAAGTAAAGAAGAGGTTCTAAAACTTGCTAAATTAAGTAAGTTATCTTTTGACGATATAACTATAGAAAAATTCCAAGAGGATTTAAATAATATACTAAACTATATGGAAGAGTTAAATGAATTAGATTTAGAAAATATTGAGCCTTTATATAATGTGCACGATATAGAATTAAGATTACATAGTGATATTAAAAAAGAGGAAATGAGTAAAGAAAAATTTATTAATAATTCACCTAAACATGATGAAAATTTTGTTTCTTTACCTGTTATTGTAGGGGGTAATGATGAATAA
- the gatA gene encoding Asp-tRNA(Asn)/Glu-tRNA(Gln) amidotransferase subunit GatA — MNNIHKFSATELEKLISEGKITSVQVTKDILERIENVDDKIKAFITVEKDHAIRAAEKADEIKENTPLRGVPIALKDNIVSLDEETTSASKILKGYYGTYDATVVKKLKEANVVLVGKTNMDEFAMGSSNENSSFSSVSNPWDLERVPGGSSGGAAAAVAACEVPIALGSDTGGSVRQPAALTGTVGLKPTYGRVSRYGLMAFSSSLDQIGIIARNSLDVAKTLGIIAGVDEYDSTTVDIEVPDYAGLINRDIKGLKIGISKQFFEGLNPEMKEKIDEALDKLVKMGAILVDIDLKYTKYSISTYYIISSAEASSNLSRYDGVRYGYRADADNIEDMYVKTRTEGFGTEVKRRIMIGSYVLSSGFYDAYFKKASQVRRLIKDDFANAFKDVDVIITPTTPTTAFKKGEKSSNPIDMYLSDIYTVSISLAGLPALSVPVGFINGLPVGMQIISNYFREDLILNVAHKYEMERGEIEYERI; from the coding sequence ATGAATAATATACATAAGTTTAGTGCCACAGAATTAGAAAAATTAATATCTGAAGGTAAAATCACATCAGTTCAAGTTACAAAAGATATTCTTGAAAGAATAGAAAATGTCGATGATAAAATTAAAGCTTTTATAACAGTTGAAAAAGATCATGCTATAAGAGCAGCAGAAAAAGCAGATGAAATAAAAGAAAATACTCCATTAAGAGGAGTTCCTATAGCTTTAAAAGATAATATAGTATCTCTTGATGAAGAAACAACTTCAGCATCAAAAATATTAAAAGGATATTATGGTACATATGATGCAACAGTAGTAAAAAAATTAAAAGAAGCTAATGTTGTATTGGTTGGTAAAACTAATATGGATGAGTTTGCTATGGGTTCATCAAATGAAAATTCAAGTTTTTCAAGTGTATCAAATCCTTGGGATCTTGAAAGAGTTCCAGGAGGTAGTAGTGGAGGAGCAGCTGCAGCAGTGGCAGCATGTGAAGTTCCTATAGCGCTTGGTTCAGACACTGGAGGTTCAGTTAGACAACCAGCAGCCTTAACAGGTACAGTAGGACTTAAGCCAACATATGGAAGAGTTTCAAGATATGGACTAATGGCATTTAGTTCATCACTAGATCAAATAGGAATAATTGCTAGAAATTCTTTAGATGTTGCTAAGACTTTAGGAATAATAGCAGGTGTTGATGAATATGATTCAACAACAGTAGATATAGAAGTTCCTGATTATGCAGGATTAATAAATAGAGATATTAAAGGTTTAAAAATAGGGATAAGTAAACAATTTTTTGAAGGATTAAATCCTGAAATGAAAGAAAAAATTGATGAAGCATTAGATAAATTAGTAAAAATGGGTGCGATTTTAGTTGATATAGATTTAAAATATACTAAATACTCAATTTCTACTTATTATATAATTTCTTCAGCTGAGGCATCTTCTAATTTATCAAGATATGATGGTGTACGTTATGGATATAGAGCAGATGCAGATAACATAGAAGATATGTATGTAAAAACAAGAACTGAAGGCTTTGGAACAGAAGTTAAAAGAAGAATTATGATAGGAAGTTATGTTTTAAGTTCAGGATTTTATGATGCATACTTTAAAAAAGCATCTCAAGTTAGAAGATTAATTAAAGATGATTTTGCTAATGCATTTAAAGATGTAGATGTTATTATAACACCAACTACACCAACAACTGCATTTAAAAAAGGTGAAAAATCAAGTAATCCTATAGATATGTATTTATCTGATATATATACAGTATCTATATCTCTTGCAGGTCTTCCAGCACTTTCAGTGCCAGTAGGCTTTATAAACGGGTTACCAGTAGGAATGCAAATAATATCAAATTACTTTAGAGAAGATTTAATATTAAATGTGGCACATAAATATGAAATGGAAAGAGGAGAAATAGAGTATGAAAGAATATGA
- a CDS encoding OmpA family protein, with protein sequence MRRSNKVILLTLLIFSAILNAEGINIVINNVEENKGIELGENSRARGDGSISTGRNSIAIGKNSVATGNNETKESIENKLRENREKLDEISNKEKEVLRISKEVNDIKIRQRETIEAGIRVEQIKKAKENAKKEWDRLKLEYETEKTNSVEFFREYNSKLEDLNSRLSGLSKIQGLNISSEEGLNHAAGELKRIAENGTNLNLTLDFYKDYVSSYYRALGDLRENETISSKYTFDEFAKNKTNNINPISPYIYLSGLNHIHSGIYTEDKYMYFSVSDNLNSEYNNFNKNIFKNMSNSPEKNIVAINHNTDIVTKNQYDEVVSLVPKYKEAFREYFNKNNDMFLTPEIKEKIYEVFNLKADYKAKQYEIAYYQGEYEKTRNNTWLDKKKVALEELKNIEKEFKLKPSLENLRHDAYKKWKKENIDDIKEKNKITLDKLTSELEIALGINKNAILEKQKQLEAMKNKSDQAETNYNSINPSEKDLILAREYEALSREIAEKGQNLKTATERLKYLRDNLTLNDLTNVGENAIAIGTNTIASGNSSIAFGKDNISTKENAISIGDTNLVDGNNSVAIGSGNNILKENSYIIGSQNTINGSNVYILGSNIDATDINDAIILGNGSKGVNNSVSVGREDKLRKIVYVKEGEISSTSTEAVSGKQLYEVKNEIANKVNNDLSNVDNEILSNKLNKGIINSTTLEVTGDGKVLGESVTLEIKNGVVSKEKLSDTLKEEIEGKVNSSDLGSYAKIDASNINVTNYISKLSDGANLSSPKGKLVTDSMVKDILDKKVDKNDVYSKSEINSLVEGKLNSNDLADMMNNYVKKDGSNIDAKSKQAIISKLSEGANVLSPSGSVITDITLKELLDDKGYARNIDLTNKANKDLSNVEKTTIIEKVGNGNLENTNGSLVKDNVIKDYLISKYYNKFDVDKKLNSVSVETKGDILSRTLNILNGKDRLVGTKDLVIDIKDSSIDKSKLSESLINEIDNKANIDASNIDENKFVEKLSKGGNILDPKGKLVKDTDVREYLDKQSLDVKGIENRFKLVDAGISNAIAMAMIPQVSEKNYISFGAGSSYYNKQGAVALGISGSDKNKRVIYKLASSLDSKLNFSLGFGINVNLGKIEEKNNNDVELKDENNKLNEKIESLLEEISKLKKDMNNIRLLNKENKIVKSVVDKFEFDKYELSEENKEKIRKIFKDNKPEIVVLSGHADEIGTDEYNQKLSERRAEEVYKYIKSELELKSEIYYKGFGKKYPISKEDDSLNRRVEIEIH encoded by the coding sequence ATGAGAAGAAGTAATAAAGTAATACTATTAACTTTATTAATATTTTCTGCAATTTTAAATGCAGAAGGAATAAATATAGTTATTAATAATGTTGAAGAAAATAAAGGTATAGAATTAGGTGAAAATTCTAGAGCAAGAGGAGATGGATCTATATCTACTGGAAGAAATTCTATAGCTATAGGTAAAAATTCAGTTGCAACTGGTAATAATGAAACAAAAGAAAGCATAGAAAATAAGTTGAGGGAAAATAGAGAAAAATTAGATGAGATATCTAATAAAGAAAAAGAAGTTTTAAGAATAAGCAAAGAAGTAAATGATATAAAAATAAGGCAAAGAGAAACAATAGAAGCTGGAATAAGAGTAGAGCAAATAAAAAAAGCTAAAGAAAATGCTAAAAAAGAATGGGATAGATTAAAATTAGAATATGAAACGGAGAAAACTAATAGTGTTGAATTTTTTAGAGAATATAATTCTAAATTAGAAGATTTAAATAGTAGATTAAGTGGACTATCTAAAATTCAAGGCTTAAATATTTCAAGTGAAGAAGGTTTAAATCATGCAGCTGGTGAGTTAAAAAGAATAGCAGAAAATGGAACTAATTTAAATTTAACATTGGATTTCTATAAAGACTATGTTAGTTCATATTATAGGGCATTAGGAGATTTGAGAGAAAATGAAACGATTTCAAGTAAATATACTTTTGATGAATTTGCAAAAAATAAAACAAATAATATTAATCCGATAAGTCCGTATATATATTTATCTGGTTTAAATCATATACATTCTGGTATATATACCGAAGATAAATATATGTATTTTTCTGTAAGTGATAACTTAAATTCTGAATATAATAATTTTAATAAAAATATTTTCAAAAATATGAGTAATTCACCAGAAAAAAATATAGTAGCTATTAATCATAATACAGATATAGTTACTAAAAATCAATATGATGAAGTTGTAAGTTTAGTACCTAAGTATAAAGAAGCATTTAGAGAATATTTTAATAAAAATAATGATATGTTTTTAACTCCTGAGATTAAGGAAAAAATTTATGAAGTATTTAATTTGAAAGCTGACTATAAAGCTAAACAATATGAAATAGCATATTATCAAGGGGAATATGAAAAAACAAGAAATAATACATGGCTTGATAAGAAAAAGGTTGCTTTAGAAGAATTGAAAAATATTGAAAAAGAATTTAAATTAAAACCATCTTTGGAAAATTTAAGACATGATGCTTATAAAAAATGGAAAAAAGAAAATATAGATGATATTAAAGAGAAAAATAAGATAACATTAGACAAACTAACATCAGAACTTGAAATAGCATTAGGAATAAATAAGAATGCAATACTTGAAAAACAAAAACAATTAGAAGCTATGAAGAATAAGTCAGATCAAGCAGAAACAAACTACAACTCAATTAATCCTAGTGAAAAAGACTTAATACTTGCAAGAGAATATGAAGCACTATCAAGAGAAATAGCAGAAAAAGGACAAAACTTAAAAACAGCAACTGAAAGACTTAAGTATTTAAGAGATAATTTAACTCTTAATGACTTAACTAATGTTGGAGAAAATGCAATAGCAATTGGAACTAATACTATAGCTAGTGGGAATTCATCTATAGCATTTGGAAAAGATAATATATCAACTAAAGAAAATGCTATATCTATTGGTGATACTAATTTAGTAGATGGTAATAATTCGGTAGCTATAGGGAGTGGAAATAATATATTAAAGGAAAATTCATATATTATAGGTTCGCAAAATACGATTAATGGATCTAATGTATATATTTTAGGTTCTAATATAGATGCAACAGATATTAATGATGCAATAATACTTGGAAATGGTTCAAAAGGTGTTAATAATTCAGTTTCAGTTGGTAGAGAGGATAAACTTAGAAAAATAGTTTATGTAAAAGAAGGAGAAATATCTTCTACATCAACAGAAGCTGTAAGTGGTAAACAATTATATGAAGTTAAAAATGAAATAGCTAATAAAGTAAATAATGATTTATCAAATGTTGATAATGAGATTTTATCAAATAAGTTAAACAAAGGAATTATAAATTCAACAACTTTAGAAGTAACAGGAGATGGTAAAGTTTTAGGTGAAAGTGTGACCTTAGAAATTAAAAATGGAGTAGTTTCTAAAGAAAAACTCTCAGATACATTAAAAGAAGAAATAGAAGGTAAAGTTAATTCTAGTGATTTAGGAAGTTATGCTAAAATAGATGCTTCTAATATTAATGTAACAAATTATATATCTAAATTATCAGATGGAGCAAATTTATCTAGTCCTAAAGGTAAATTAGTTACAGATAGTATGGTTAAGGATATTTTGGATAAAAAAGTTGATAAAAATGATGTGTATAGTAAATCTGAAATAAATAGTTTAGTTGAAGGTAAATTAAATTCAAATGATTTAGCAGATATGATGAATAATTATGTAAAAAAAGATGGAAGTAATATAGATGCTAAGTCTAAACAAGCCATTATATCAAAATTATCTGAAGGTGCAAATGTTTTGAGTCCTTCTGGTAGTGTTATAACTGACATAACATTAAAAGAGCTATTAGATGATAAGGGTTATGCTAGAAATATAGATTTAACTAATAAAGCTAATAAAGATTTATCTAATGTTGAAAAAACAACAATAATAGAAAAAGTAGGTAATGGTAATTTAGAAAATACTAATGGATCTTTAGTTAAAGATAATGTAATTAAAGATTATTTAATATCTAAATACTATAATAAATTTGATGTAGATAAAAAATTGAATTCTGTTAGTGTTGAAACTAAGGGTGATATACTAAGTAGGACTTTAAATATACTAAATGGTAAGGATAGATTAGTAGGTACAAAAGATTTGGTTATAGATATTAAGGATAGCTCTATTGATAAGAGTAAATTATCTGAAAGTTTAATAAATGAAATTGACAATAAAGCAAATATTGATGCTTCAAATATTGATGAAAATAAATTTGTAGAAAAACTTTCTAAAGGGGGTAATATTTTAGATCCTAAGGGTAAATTAGTCAAGGATACTGATGTTAGAGAGTATTTAGATAAACAGAGTTTAGATGTTAAAGGAATTGAAAATAGATTTAAATTAGTTGATGCAGGAATTTCAAATGCTATTGCAATGGCTATGATACCTCAAGTTAGTGAGAAAAATTATATTTCTTTTGGCGCAGGATCTAGTTATTACAACAAACAAGGAGCAGTTGCACTTGGTATTTCTGGTAGTGATAAAAATAAAAGGGTAATATATAAACTAGCAAGTAGTTTAGACAGTAAACTTAATTTTAGTCTTGGTTTTGGTATTAATGTAAATTTAGGTAAGATAGAAGAAAAGAATAATAATGATGTTGAATTGAAGGATGAAAATAATAAATTAAATGAAAAAATAGAAAGTTTATTAGAAGAAATTAGTAAATTAAAAAAAGATATGAATAATATAAGATTATTAAATAAGGAAAATAAGATTGTTAAAAGTGTTGTGGATAAATTTGAGTTTGATAAATATGAATTATCTGAAGAAAATAAAGAAAAAATAAGAAAAATTTTTAAAGATAATAAGCCAGAAATTGTAGTTCTAAGTGGACATGCAGATGAAATTGGAACTGATGAATATAATCAGAAGTTATCTGAAAGACGTGCTGAAGAGGTATATAAATATATAAAATCAGAATTAGAATTAAAATCTGAAATATATTATAAAGGATTTGGTAAAAAGTATCCTATAAGTAAAGAAGATGATAGTTTAAATAGAAGGGTTGAAATAGAAATTCATTAA